Proteins from one Muntiacus reevesi chromosome X, mMunRee1.1, whole genome shotgun sequence genomic window:
- the LOC136153234 gene encoding heat shock transcription factor, X-linked member 3-like, whose protein sequence is MASQSFHEAQAALLAPSTDGEPSAGDPRDSSPDPNAHSGEALEKQGDQPESPDPGLHDNLPLQGPNPEMVNEDENNASFGLSFPRKLWRIVEDATFTSVHWNDKGDMVVIEADLFQMEVLQRRGVDQICETDSIKSFIRELNLYGFRKIRPSDCSAGRMMMIYRNSNFQRDKPLLLQNIQRKGDPRTTSQSATGTTATPKRKKRVMATRHSPRLHHNEFTQEIGNKVQKGMPTACKIPSQCSFVFSDLWSMGSVASQAGGNHLPSEQGGPSGEGPSNSATSVPPATAGRDSPGELPESPPVNPDYESVMTLYNTCYSILMAGLLVMAPDEALESEEEQGDSSDHKCALCEQAKKKPNP, encoded by the exons ATGGCTAGTCAGAGTTTCCATGAGGCACAGGCAGCGCTGCTGGCCCCATCAACTGATGGGGAGCCCTCAGCAGGGGACCCCCGTGATTCCTCCCCAGATCCAAATGCGCATTCAGGGGAGGCTTTGGAGAAGCAGGGTGACCAACCTGAGAGCCCAGATCCAGGCCTCCATGACAATCTGCCCCTACAGGGCCCGAACCCAGAAATGGTCAACGAGGATGAGAACAACGCCAGTTTTGGGCTGTCTttccccaggaagctctggaggATCGTGGAGGATGCAACCTTCACCTCTGTGCACTGGAATGATAAGGGAGACATGGTGGTCATCGAGGCAGATCTCTTCCAGATGGAGGTCCTCCAGCGCAGAGGTGTGGATCAGATCTGCGAGACAGACAGCATAAAGAGCTTCATTCGTGAACTGAACCTGTATGGGTTCAGAAAAATCCGCCCTTCAGATTGCTCTGCAGGAAGAATGATGATG atctatCGCAACTCCAATTTTCAGAGAGACaagcctctcctcctgcagaaCATACAGAGGAAAGGGGACCCCAGAACAACTTCTCAGTCTGCCACTGGAACAACAGcgaccccaaagagaaagaagcgaGTGATGGCAACCAGACACTCTCCCCGACTCCACCACAACGAGTTCACCCAAGAGATTGGCAACAAAGTCCAGAAGGGAATGCCCACTGCTTGCAAAATCCCCAGCCAGTGCTCATTTGTGTTTTCTGACCTTTGGTCTATGGGTAGTGTAGCTAGCCAGGCTGGGGGAAACCATCTCCCCAGTGAGCAGGGTGGCCCCAGTGGAGAAGGCCCATCCAACAGTGCCACATCTGTGCCCCCAGCTACTGCTGGAAGGGACAGCCCAGGGGAACTGCCTGAGAGCCCCCCAGTGAACCCAGATTACGAATCAGTGATGACTTTGTACAACACTTGTTATTCCATCCTGATGGCGGGCCTTTTAGTCATGGCCCCAGATGAGGCCCTTGAgtcagaggaggagcagggagatTCCTCAGATCATAAGTGCGCCCTCTGTGAGCAGGCCAAGAAAAAGCCCAATCCCTGA